One genomic window of Polyangium aurulentum includes the following:
- a CDS encoding AraC family transcriptional regulator has protein sequence MDPLSELLASVRARTASWALLDARAPWGVALRGRPSTFCIHHVVSGTGWLSTENDGHALALTTGDVVVVPHGRAHSLRDRTDTPVVALEEMPGVRARGDDRVWHLNLGGVGTETRITSALVELEDPFSAPIMSSLPPVLRLAGAGAGQTLLVEHLRLLAREIESRPPGCDLVLARMADVLFVHVMRAYVETLSQSCQSLELVRALRDPGVATALGLMSRRPEHPWTVASLAEQVGLSRSAFAARFTSLVGEPPLGFLTRMRMQKATMLLREGATLALTSQLTGYASEASFSHAFRQWSGMAPGAYRRQQHAR, from the coding sequence TGCTGGCCTCGGTTCGAGCGAGAACGGCGTCGTGGGCCCTCCTCGACGCGAGGGCGCCGTGGGGCGTCGCGCTTCGAGGTAGGCCTTCGACCTTCTGCATCCACCACGTGGTGAGCGGCACGGGCTGGCTCTCGACCGAGAACGACGGCCACGCGCTCGCCCTGACGACGGGTGATGTCGTCGTGGTACCGCACGGCCGGGCGCATTCGCTCCGGGATCGCACCGACACGCCGGTGGTCGCTCTCGAAGAGATGCCCGGGGTCCGCGCGCGTGGTGACGATCGCGTGTGGCACCTGAACCTGGGCGGCGTGGGGACCGAGACGAGGATCACGTCGGCACTGGTCGAGCTCGAGGACCCGTTCTCCGCCCCGATCATGTCGTCGTTGCCGCCCGTGCTCCGGCTCGCGGGTGCGGGCGCGGGTCAGACATTGCTCGTGGAGCACCTCCGTCTCCTCGCGCGCGAGATCGAGTCGAGGCCGCCCGGCTGCGATCTCGTGCTCGCCCGCATGGCAGATGTGCTGTTCGTCCACGTGATGCGGGCGTACGTCGAGACCCTTTCGCAGTCGTGTCAATCGCTAGAGCTGGTCCGTGCGCTGCGCGACCCGGGCGTGGCCACGGCCCTGGGCCTGATGAGCCGTCGACCGGAGCATCCGTGGACGGTCGCCTCGCTCGCCGAGCAGGTGGGGCTGTCGCGGTCTGCCTTCGCGGCGCGCTTCACGAGCCTCGTGGGCGAGCCGCCGCTCGGCTTCCTCACGCGGATGCGCATGCAGAAGGCGACGATGTTGCTGCGCGAGGGCGCGACGCTCGCATTGACCTCTCAGCTCACCGGCTACGCGTCGGAGGCCTCGTTCAGCCACGCATTCCGGCAGTGGTCGGGCATGGCGCCGGGGGCCTACCGTCGCCAGCAGCACGCGCGCTAG